CTCAGAATAGTCCTCAGACAGCTAAGGACTGTATAAGCTTCAGGTTTCAGAAGGCAAGGAATGATCATGCAGCTAAAAATAAACTCCATGAAGAACTTTTCATATATACTAGACCATCACTAAGTACAATACTCTTGCAGGTAAGATAAACCACATCAccattcaaaaaagaaaaaaacaaataagtataTTTAGTTGTTAAATCAACACTTACTTCTTATTAACCTTATCAAATTCCGCCATAAGAAGAGCCATTCCTTTCTTATCATTCCTCATCAGAGGTTGcttaatttccttttcaactttttcCAATGCATCCATTGTCATAGCCTCCACACCAAGCTCATCAGAGAGACCTCTCCTGAAGCGGAAAAACCCATATCCATCATTACATTGCAAATGAAAAATGCAACAAGGGGATGCTAAGATATCGATATAACTTTGGATTTATAACAAATGAATAGCACATCAGTCACTACGGATGTTAGTGTTAATTTCAGATCCACAGGGACAAATGTTTGTCAAGGCAGGgcagaggaaaaaaaagctATTTCTTCTACATCCTAGTAAGAGGATAATTCATATATAGCAAATATGACATGAAGCTTCATTTGCTACAGCAATAAAATCTAGAACAGGTTAGACAAGATCTTGGAAAAGAGGATTACTTGGTTCTTATTTCCTGTAATTTCAGAAAAAATGTCCGAGCATCTGGAATATCTTGTGTTTCTTCTTCAATAGTAAACTGGATCCTTTGTGATTCTGAAAACAAGCCAGCCCTGCAGAGACAGAACATAGGCCAGTAAATACATCATAGATCATTAAATGAAAGCATACCAAATTCAGCACAAGCAATGAATATAAATCCATTCAATGCAAGATCCACCAGAACCAAACCAAATGCTCACCCAAAAGAAAGAGGGGTGCTAAACATGGAGACAACTCAGAAGAAACTTGAGAAACTATCAGAAAATAGAAGAATAAAGAATATCTTACTTCTCTCTAATTGTCTTCATGACCTTCGCATAATGAGACACGGCAGCTGGATTCTCAGGATCAATGGTGATCTTTTCCTTCCGAAGTACCCCAATGGCTGTCTCAAATTTCTGCTTGATGTCCTGAAAGATGTCCTTCAACATCTCTGTTTGGTTCAAAGGAAGATTTGCATTAAGTTACCAAATCATCACGCTGTTCATTGTGAATAGTTGCATCTACTGGGAGTAAAAGATGTTATAATGGATCATAGAGTCATGAACAAACGATGGTGATTATCACGTATTTTACTTTTAACTGGATTGTAAGAGTATCCTAGTTAGAATATGAGGCAACAATATAAATCATTGTGATCACCATCGTTGTTGTTGTCATCGTCGTCGtcatcaacatcaacaacagcaacaacaacaacaatgcacagcaacaacaaaaacaacaacacctCAATCCCCAAACTGGTGAGGGTTGGTTGTTAGCCCAAGAGATTAGAGTTGCATAGTATGAAGGTTGTAAATGCTTTATTGGGctgttcaaaaacaaattaaaatgtaaCTTTGCTCTGAgctttgtaaaatatttttttcaagttcctAGCACGATGCATGCGGTCACATGGCCAATAACATTCAACTTTTTGGTCCAGTACTTATCATCTCCAAACAACATGCTTTGAAAGTGGCAAAGCTAAATTTTGAGTGTCATCAAACAATACATGTGACAAAAAACCCATTTAATAACAGAAGTTTAAGGGTGTACTAACCATCTCCCTTGAGCCCGGCAGGAGCAGCCTCTTTTGCATAATAACGAACTGGAAAAGCATGTTGCTGATTCAAAATGGCTTGACTTCCATACAACTGCATAGACCCAAAATATACcgaccaaaaaataaatcattattagTCAAAGCAAAACCCCAATAACTGAACGAAAAATCACGGCACGTccctaaaaatttttaatttaattccacAATAATTCCCCTAACAGAACCCACAATAGAATTTGAATTTCCCATAAATCTAATATTCCCAGCCAACATTTAATTCCATCCTCAACAGAAAAATAatcgaagcaaaaaaaaaaaaaaacccacattgaccctaaaatctaaaatatctaaaaaagtTCAACATTTCTTCAGTTTTATAAACcaaacataatatataaaaaaaaaaaattcagagttAATAGATTCATCATTTGCTCGATTTTGCAGGAAAACAAACAGGAATCGAAATCCTACGGTAAGAAATGAATGGATGAATGGAAACGAGGATAAGAAGATCTGAAATACAGAGAAGAAAAGTAGTTACCTGTTTGGATCTGGATATGAGACGAGAACTGAAAGCCatgatcttttcttcttttctttttttttattccccggTGGGAGGACTACACTGGGGTGTTTGGCTCTTTGTCTTTTAAGAGTACAGGAACCCCCACCTGAGCTGAGAGAGGCAGAGAGAGCGTGCGTTCACACTTTTCAGGAATAGGTCAGTCTTATTTTTGCACCGTTGGATCTTTTGGGTTTTATGTTAAGCCAACCGCTACTATGTTTTTCCCTAATTCTTTTATCTCAATATTATCATGGTATatgctttaatttaatttaaagattaaaaggatttagtaattttttaatctctattttataattatttttttcacgtaatattatttaataaaatattgcttTTACCGTgctatttttaagaaaataatttaaaaaaaaacattttagatttaCAAAGAGCAGttagatgattttaaattagtcgattcaaaagaaaaattattgacatgAAGAATCAAAAGCATTGgcacaaataatatttatgaaacCTTTGAACAAAATGTTAGATAATatgattgtttaaattttttcgaGAATACTTCAAAACAATTTAGAAGAAATATATGGTTAGCACTTCACTGTAAATCGAGTTGAgcgaagataaaaataaataaaacacatgTAAAATTGGGTAAGGATGCCAAATTTCATAAACCAATCAtgcaaataagataatttaataaaataataaaaaaaaaacgcaacttaaattaaaaaaaataacctaattttaaggataaaacaaaaaaaaatataaaaagtgacCCCAAAAAATACCAAGTTATCCAGCCAAGCATGTTGTCTAGAGCATAACATCGTGATAAcctgattgaaagaaaaataaaattataaaactaatttttaaaatgaacaatGATGAaagatgacataaaaaaataagtgaaaaaaattgatgtcagacattgttaattttttaaactcgtAACTCGAGttattaaattagaaatatcacatTTGGAAAAACCATGAATCTCATctcctaataaatcaaatatcaaatgataaaataaaaaaaaattcaattatataaaagaaacaaacataataaataacaattaagagAATGAGGATCTCTCTtgtaat
This Populus alba chromosome 7, ASM523922v2, whole genome shotgun sequence DNA region includes the following protein-coding sequences:
- the LOC118049655 gene encoding probable ATP synthase 24 kDa subunit, mitochondrial; the protein is MAFSSRLISRSKQLYGSQAILNQQHAFPVRYYAKEAAPAGLKGDEMLKDIFQDIKQKFETAIGVLRKEKITIDPENPAAVSHYAKVMKTIREKAGLFSESQRIQFTIEEETQDIPDARTFFLKLQEIRTKRGLSDELGVEAMTMDALEKVEKEIKQPLMRNDKKGMALLMAEFDKVNKKLGVRREDLPKYEEELELKIAKAQLEELKKDAVEAMETQRKREEFKNEKEVDVRSLDIRNFL